The DNA segment GCGATACCGGCGGCACGATTCCCGGTACGGCTTGTCGAATCAGCAGGGGTTTGCGGTGCCAGATATCGCGCATGAAAGCAGCTGGCGTCATGCCACCCAGGAGGGTGAGCGGCGCGTCAGGATCGACGGGGCCGGGGGGCAAGGCCTGCGCGTATAATGCGGAATCGTTCATGGAGTCAAGAATTGAAAATCGCTAAGAACACGGTGGTATCCGTGGTGTACAAGCTGTCGGATGCGCAGGGCAATCTGATCGAGGAGTCGGATGAGCCGATGGTTTACTTGCACGGCGGATATGATGGCACGTTCCCCAAGATCGAGGAAGCGCTCGAAGGCCATGAAGCCGGCTTTGAGACCCAGTTGCAGCTCGAGCCCGAGGAAGCCTTCGGCGATTACGACGCCGATATGGTCAAGGTAGAGCCGCGCGACCGTTTCCCCGAGCCGCTGGAAGTCGGCATGCAGTTCGAAGGCGTGCCTGAGGACGGCGACGACGAAGACTCGATCATCTACACCGTGACCGATGTGGCCGAAGACAAGGTGGTGCTGGATGGCAACCACCCGCTGGCCGGCATGGCGCTGCGTTTCTGGCTGCAGGTAGCGGAAGTCCGCGAAGCCACCGGCGACGAAGTACAGCACGGCCACGCGCATGGCGCCTCGGGCATCGAAGTCGTGGACGAAGATGAGGACGACGAAGGCGACAGCAGCCGCACGCTGCACTGAGTGCGCCACGCGCGCGCGCCCTCGCGGAAGGTCCCACGAATAAAGCCGGCATCGCCGGCTTTTTCTTTGTGCTTGCGGGGTCGGGCTGACGCCATTCATTCCGCCTCGGGGCCATCCTTGAGCGTGACCTCGAACAGAGACGGCGACCCCGGCGTGATCACCAGTTCGGTGTACTGGCCAGGCGCGCCGCTTGGCAACACCACGCGGGAGACGTTGCGCAGCGTCTTGCCGCTGGCATCTTTCAGTGGCGTGTCGATGCCGAAGCCGCCCAAGCCGGTATGCACCAGCAGGACCTGGCCCCGGTAGCGCCCGGCCAGCTCGCGCAACTGGCGCTTGAACTCCAGGAAGCCATCGCGCGTGCGCCGGCGCAGGAAGCCATCAAACAGTGATGGCTTGCCACGCTGCTCCCAGCCGTTGCCGAACTGCGGGTCGGCATGCATGAGCAGCACGATGCCGGGCAGGTTCTGCTGCTGCGCCAGCGAGAACGCGCGCGCTAGCCATTGGCGGTTGGCCTCGCGGCGATCCTCGAACTCGCCGTTGCGCCCGCCTTCCGAGCGATAGTGATTGTTGTCGCCCGGCAGGTTCAACCCCACCAGCATGACGCGCCCGGCGTGCCAGCGCACATTTTCCCGATAGCTGCGAAAGGTAGCCTGTTCGGATTGCCGCATCAGCGGCAGCACCCGCTGGCCTAGCGTGGTATCGGCCGGATAGAACAGCTCGCGCAGGCGGTTCAGCCGCTCCACCGCATCGAAGCGCCCGTTGGCGGCGCGAGCGCATTCCGCCCAGTCGGTTTCGCCAGGCAGGTAGACGAGCGGCAGCGGCGACTGGTCGAGCAGACGCTGGCGAGCGGAAAGCAGGGTGTCGCCGCAGGATTCGGTATCGCCCTTGATGCCGCCCAGATGGACGACAAACTCCAGCCGGCGCGCGGCCAGGAAATCGAGCAGGCGGGCGGTGCCGGCTTCTGCGGCCGGCCACTGCGGCTGGTCGGCGATCAGGGCCACTCGTGTCGTTTCGGCGGCCGGTGCCGGAACCGGAGCCCGGGCACGGTTCGCCGCCTGGCCCGGCGGCGCAGGCAGCGCCAGCAGCACGCCCAGCATGGCCAGTCCGGCCAGGCGCTGCCAGCGCTCGCGCACGATCCCGGTTGGCGTCATGCGGTGGCTACGGCTTCCTTGGCGAGCGCACGCAGCCGATAGAGCGCGTCGAGCGCGTCGCGCGGCGTCAGGCTGTCCGGGTCGAGCTCGGCCACCGCGTCTAGCAAGGCGGCTTGCTGCACGGAAATCGCGTTGACGGGCCGGTCATTGCCTTCGCCTTCGTTTTGTTCCAGGTCGTCGTTGTCATCGTCCGGGGGCGAGGGCGGCGCGGCGAACAGGTCCAGCTGCGGCGTGGGCGTGGCGTCTGCCGACTGTTGCTCCAGCCAGGCGAGGTGCTTGCGCGCGGCGCGGATCACCGGCTGCGGCACACCCGCCAGCTGCGCCACCTGCAGGCCGTAGCTCTGGCTGGCGGGGCCGTCCTGCACCGCATGCAGGAAGACGATGCCATCGCCATGCTCGACCGCGGACAGGTGGACATTGGCTGCCTGCGTGAACTCCTGCGGCAGTTGCGTCAGTTCGAAATAATGGGTGGCGAACAGCGTATGGCTGCGGTTATGCGCCAGCAGGTGACGCGCGATCGCCCACGCCAGCGCGAGGCCGTCGAAGGTCGACGTGCCACGGCCGATCTCGTCCATCAGGACCAGGCTGGCCGGCGTGGCGTTGTGCAGGATGCTGGCGGCCTCGGTCATTTCCACCATGAAGGTGGAGCGCCCGCCCGCGAGGTCGTCGGCCGCGCCGATGCGGGTGAAGATGCGATCGATCGGGCCGATCACCGCGCGCCGCGCCGGTACATAGGCGCCCACGCAAGCCAGCAGCACGATCAGTGCGGTCTGGCGCATGAAGGTCGATTTACCGCCCATGTTCGGGCCGGTGATCAGTAGCAGCTTGCGTGCTTCCGTCAACTGGCAATCATTGGCGATGAAGGGCACGGATTCCGCGGCGAGCTGGCCCTCCACGACCGGATGGCGGCCCTGGGTCAGGTCGATCACGTTCTCCGCGACGCGCTCGGGCTGGGTCCAGTCCAGCGTCTGCGCGCGCTCGGCCAGCGCCGCGAGGACGTCCAGGCGCGCGAGCGCGCCGGCAACCCGCTGCAACTCGCCGATATGCGGCAGCAACTGCTGGAGCAACGCCTCGTACAGCTGCTTCTCGCGCACCAGTGCGCGGTCTTGCGCGGACAGGGCCTTGTCCTCGAAGACCTTGAGCTCGGGCGTGATGTAGCGCTCGGCGTTCTTCAGCGTCTGGCGGCGGCGGTAGTCGTCGGGGACCTTGTCGGCCTGGCCGTTGGTCACCTCGATATAGAAGCCATGCACGCGGTTGTATTCCACGCGCAGGTTGGCGATGCCGGTGCGGGTGCGCTCGCGGGCTTCCAGGTCGACCAGGAACTGGCCGCAGTTCTCCGAGATATCGCGCAGCTCGTCGAGCGTGGCATCGTAGCCACGGGCGATCACGCCGCCGTCGCGGATCACGGTGGCCGGCTCCGGCGCCACCGCGCTGGCCAGCAGGGCATGGCATTCCCAGGGCACCGCCAGCTCCGTCAGCGTCTGGTTGAGCAACGGCGCGGCATCGTCAGCGCGCAGGCAGGCCTGCACGTCGGGCAGGGCGGCCAGCGTGTCGCGCAGCGAGGACAGGTCGCGCGGGCGCGCATTCATCAGGGCCAGGCGTGCGGTAATGCGTTCCACGTCGGACAGCCGGCGCAGCGCCGAGCGCAGCGCGTCGGTGCCCTGGCCGATCAGCGCGCCGATGGCCTGCTGGCGCGCCTGCGGGATGGCGCTGTCGCGCAGCGGATGGTGCAGCCAGTGGCGCAGCAGGCGGCTGCCCATGGCGGTGGCGCAGGTGTCCAGCAGCGAGAACAGCGTCGGCGACTCGCCGCCGCGCAGGGTCTCGGTCAGTTCCAGGTTGCGCCGCGTGGCGGTGTCCAGGCCGACGAATTCGGATTCGCGCTCGACCGTCACGCCCTTCACGTGGCGCAGCGACTGCCCCTGAGTGGAAGCCGCGTAGTTCAGCAGCGCACCGGCCGCGCCGAGCGCTGCACCCAGCCCGGCACAGCCAAACGGATCGAGGCTGGCCACGCCGAGCTGCTCGCGCAGGCGGCGGGTGCCGGCTTCCTGGTCGAAATGCCATTCCGGCAGCCGCGTACGTGCGCACTCCAGCGCAGGCAGCTCGATGCCATCGGCATACAGCAGCTCCGCCGGGCGGATCCGCTCCAGTTCGCGGCCGAGCTGCGCCACCTCGCACTCCATCAGGCGCAGCTCGCCGCTAGCCAGGTTGAGCCAGGCCAGCCCGGTCTTGCTCACGCCGCGGCGCGTGGTTTGCTGGTGCACCGCCATCAGGTAGGTATCGACCTTGTCCGGCAGCAGTGCCGCGTCGGTCAGCGTGCCCGGCGTGACGATGCGCACCACCTTGCGCTCCACCGGCCCCTTGCTGGTGGCCGGGTCGCCGATCTGCTCGCAGATCGCCACCGATTCCCCCAGCTTGACCAGCCGCGCGAGGTATTGGTCCACCGAATGGAAAGGGATCCCGGCCATGCGGATCGGCACGCCGTTGGAGCTGCCGCGCGACGTCAGGGTGATGTCGAGCAGGCGCGAAGCCTTTTCGGCATCGTCGTGGAAGAGCTCGTAGAAGTCGCCCATCCGGTAGAACAGCAAGGTGTCCGGATGGTCGGCTTTCAGGCCGAGGTACTGCGCCATCATGGGCGTGTGCTTTTCCGCGCTGCCGGCCTTGGGCTCGGTCTTGGCGGACTGTCGGGGTTCTACGGACATGCAATCCTCTCGGGCGGCTCTGGCGAAGCCGCCTGTTTTCGGGTACTCCGGCGGCCCGCGGGCCTGGCGCGGCGTGCGCGGCAGGCGCCGTGGATGGGCGGGCGCGGATAAAACCGGCATTTTACTGCGAGCCGGGCACCGAAGGGGGCAGAAGGGGGCAGGAAGGGTGGATGGCGCGGGAACGGCCGGGCAGGCCGCCACGGCAGTTTTTCGGCTTTTGCCCGTTGCGGGCCGTGCTGTGCTCAGGTGTCGACATTGCCGCCATGCGCCGCGCCGCAGCCCGTTCGACCGTGACGGACGTTTACAAAAAAAATACGCGGCCATCCGTCTCTTTACAGCATCTTTGCGGGATTCGAACTTATATGGAATCGTGATGACCGGCAGATACACGCCGGCGGCGAAACGATCGAGGATCGAAACAACGGAAGGGGTTCGACATGTTAAGAGTTCTGGTACCCGTCAACGGCTCCGCGCACGCGCTGGATGCGGTGCGTCACGCTGCCTTCATGTTCCGGGACCGATGTGTGTCCGAGGTGGTCCTGCTCAATGTCCAGCCGCCGCTGGAATTTGGCCGCGCCTCGGCCTTTCACTCGCTGGCCGCGCTGCGCAAGCTGGAGGAGGCGAGCGGCGAGGCCGCGCTGCGCGATGCACGCAGCATCCTGGACGACGCCGGGGCCAGCTATGTGGCGCAGATCAAGGTGGGCGACGTGGCGCAGACGATTGCGCAGGCAGCGGCCGCGAACGACTGCGATGCCATCGTGATGGGCACGGCCGGGCGCACGGCGGTTGGCGCGCTATTGGCTGGCAGGCTGACCAACAAGCTGATACGCATGTCGCGCGTGCCGGTGACGCTGGTCAAGTAGGCTGCGCCATCACGCTACGTTCATCGGCAGCAGCACCATTTGCTTGCCTTGCAGGTGTAGCCGCTCCTGCAACTCGCCGGGCGTCTGGTTATGCAGCCAAGCTGTCAGGAAATTGACGTGCCGGAAGATCAGCTTGCTGGCAAAGCAGACGCTGTTCGGGTACTCGGCCGTCACCGCATCGACCAGCGTCATGAACTCAAGCACCGGGTTCGTGCCGAATGCCGCGCGCGAATCGGCCGCCAGGCCGTGGCGCTGGCAATTGGCGACGTAATAGCGCAGTGACTCACCAATCGTCTGTTGAAGGCGGTGCAGCGTTTCCTGGCCCTCGTAGCTCTGCGCATCGACCTCTCCCACGGCCAGGAAGATCATATTCTTGAAGTGTCCGGGAAACAGGCGCTCGACCCAGAGCAGCGCATGCATGCTGGCGCCGCGGTGCTTGCCCACCAGGACGATCGCGGTTGGCAGGCTGCGGTCGAGTGGTCGCACGCGGCTCGCATCGACCAGCGGAGGGCTGCCGGCGAAGAGGGCATCCGCCCGGGCCAGCTCGGCACGCGTTGTCGTGTAATGCCGCTTGATGAAGACACACAGCGCAACCACTAGGCCTGTTACCAGCACGGTCAGCCAGCCGCCATCGGTGAACTTCTCCACCAGCGTGATCACCAGGACGGTGGCGGTGACCGACAAGCCCAGCAGGGACAGGGCGAAGCGCACGATCCAGCGCGGCTCGCCGCGATGGCGCCACCAGTAGATGCACAGGCCAAGCAAGGACAGGCTGAAGGTCAGGAAGACATTGATGCTGTACAGCACCACCAGCACCGCGACCTGGCCGTGCGTCCACAACAGGATCAGCAAGCTGGCCAGGCCCATGACGATGACGCCGTTCTGCCGCACCAGCCGGGCGGAGAGATCGCGGAAATGCCGCGGCACCCAGTAGTCCGCCGCCATGTTCGACAGCACCGCCGGGCCGTCCAGGAAGCCGGTCTGCGCGCCCACCAGCAGCAGCCCGGCCTCGGAAGCCAACAGCGCCGCGAGCAGCGCATGGCGGGACCAGGCCGAGCCGAAGCCAAGATGGTCGATGATGCGGTCGAAGACCACGGCGTTCAGCGTCTTGCCTTCCACCGGCGCCGCGTTCCACAGCATATACAGCAGGATGATCCCGCCCGCCGTGAAGGCCAGCGAGGTCGCCATGTAGAACATCGTCCACTTGCCGTTCGACACCCGCGGCTCGGCCAGCATGTTCACGTTGTTCGAGACCGCCTCCAGCCCGGTGTAGGTACCGCCACCCAGCGAGAACGCGCGCATCAGCAGCGCCGCCACTACGATCGGACCCATCGCCTGGGACATGCCGGAGGCCTCGCCGATGGCATTGGGCACGACTGCGCCGAGATGGTCGCCGTGCGCTGCAACGCCATAGACGATCAGCCCGAGATGCAAAACCACGAAAGCCAGGAAGATGGGCATCAGCACCAGGATCGACTCCTTCATGCCGCGGAAATTGAGCCCGGTCATCATGATCACGATCACCAGCTCGGTGGCCAGCTTGAAGGCTTGGGCTTCTACCGGCAGCAGGCTGAAGAACGCGTCGACGCCACTGGCCAGCGACGTCGCGACGGTCAGCACGTAATCGACCAGCAACGCCGCGCCCGACACCAGTCCGGGGCGCGGCCCCAGCAAGGCCGTGGCCACGCGGTAGCCGCCGCCGCCGGTGGGGAACAGCTCGATGACCTGGTTGTAGCCGACCGCGATGATGAATACCGTGCAGGCGGTGGCCAGGGCAAGGAAGAGCGCCAGCGGCGTATGGGTGCCAAGCGCCAGGAAAGCCTCCTCAGGCCCATAGCACGAAGAGGAAAGTCCGTCGGCACCTAATCCCACCCAGGCCAGCACCGGCACCACGGCGATCGCGTGGCGGGTTTCCGGGGCGAGCGGGTCGAGCGGTTTGCCGGCCAGGTGCCTCCACCACTTCGACCATGCCGCCATGTTCGCCATCCTGGACGCGATTGCGGCGCAGCGCACGAAAGCGCGGAGCCGGAAATTGCAGCTTGCGGCGCCTCTACCCGCGCGCCAGCACCGGGAGCTCGGCACTCCCATGGAAGTAATGTAGGCGGCAAGTGGGCCGATTCGCAAGGACGGGCTTAACGCCGCGCTACGGCGCCGGCTCTCGCAGCAGCGCGTCAATCACCTGTGCCAGCCGCGCGATCAGCCCGTCGATGGCGCCGGCCGGTACGCCCGCGTAGCCGAACACGAAGCCGTTGTATTGCGCCAGCGGCGTGCCGGGCAAGCGGTAGGTGCTCAGCGGCCGCACGATCAGTCCCTGCGCCCGCGCCGCGCGGGTGACCACGGTATCCGCAAGCGGCAGTTCCAGGCGGGCGGACAGGTGCATGCCGCCAGCGCTGGCCGATACCGTCACGCGGCCGCGCAGGTGCCTCGCCAGTGCCGCCTCCAGCGCGTCGCGGCGCTGCCCGTAGCGCTGGCGCATGCGGCGCAGGTGGCGGGCGAACTGGCCGCTGTCGATGAAGTCGGCCAGCGCGATCTGCTCGGCCACATGGCCGCGCCGGGTGATTTCGCCAAGCGTGCCGGCGATGGTCGCGGCCAGGTAGCGCGGCACCACCATGAAGCCCAGGCGCAGCGCCGGGAACATGGTCTTGCTGAACGTGCCCAGGTAGATCACCGGCGCATCCTCGCTCAGCCCCTGCACGGCCGAGAGCGGCACGCCGCCGCGGCGGAACTCGCTGTCGTAGTCGTCCTCGACAATCCAGGCCCCGGCGGCGCTGGCATCTTCGATGAGCTTGAGGCGCCGTTCCAGGCTGAGAATGGAGCCCAGCGGATACTGATGGGATGGCGTGATGTAGATCAGCCGGGGCGGCGCGTCGCGCCACTGCTCCGGGCGGGGCGCCAGGCCGTCCGCATCCACCGCCACGGGCTCGAGCATGAGGCCGGCCGACTGGAAGGCGGCCCGCGCGCCGCCGTAGCCGGGATTCTCGATCCAGGCCGTGTCGCCGGCATCGGCCAGGATGCGCGCGCACAAGTCCAGGCTGGTCTGCGTGCCATCGGTGATGAAGACCTGGTCCATGTCGCAGCGCACCCCGCGCGAGACCTTCAGGTACTCGGCGATGGCGTGGCGCAGCGCGGGCTGCCCCTCGACCTTGCCGTAGCCAAGGTGGCGGGGGCCGAGCTGG comes from the Cupriavidus basilensis genome and includes:
- a CDS encoding FKBP-type peptidyl-prolyl cis-trans isomerase, coding for MKIAKNTVVSVVYKLSDAQGNLIEESDEPMVYLHGGYDGTFPKIEEALEGHEAGFETQLQLEPEEAFGDYDADMVKVEPRDRFPEPLEVGMQFEGVPEDGDDEDSIIYTVTDVAEDKVVLDGNHPLAGMALRFWLQVAEVREATGDEVQHGHAHGASGIEVVDEDEDDEGDSSRTLH
- the mutS gene encoding DNA mismatch repair protein MutS, which translates into the protein MMAQYLGLKADHPDTLLFYRMGDFYELFHDDAEKASRLLDITLTSRGSSNGVPIRMAGIPFHSVDQYLARLVKLGESVAICEQIGDPATSKGPVERKVVRIVTPGTLTDAALLPDKVDTYLMAVHQQTTRRGVSKTGLAWLNLASGELRLMECEVAQLGRELERIRPAELLYADGIELPALECARTRLPEWHFDQEAGTRRLREQLGVASLDPFGCAGLGAALGAAGALLNYAASTQGQSLRHVKGVTVERESEFVGLDTATRRNLELTETLRGGESPTLFSLLDTCATAMGSRLLRHWLHHPLRDSAIPQARQQAIGALIGQGTDALRSALRRLSDVERITARLALMNARPRDLSSLRDTLAALPDVQACLRADDAAPLLNQTLTELAVPWECHALLASAVAPEPATVIRDGGVIARGYDATLDELRDISENCGQFLVDLEARERTRTGIANLRVEYNRVHGFYIEVTNGQADKVPDDYRRRQTLKNAERYITPELKVFEDKALSAQDRALVREKQLYEALLQQLLPHIGELQRVAGALARLDVLAALAERAQTLDWTQPERVAENVIDLTQGRHPVVEGQLAAESVPFIANDCQLTEARKLLLITGPNMGGKSTFMRQTALIVLLACVGAYVPARRAVIGPIDRIFTRIGAADDLAGGRSTFMVEMTEAASILHNATPASLVLMDEIGRGTSTFDGLALAWAIARHLLAHNRSHTLFATHYFELTQLPQEFTQAANVHLSAVEHGDGIVFLHAVQDGPASQSYGLQVAQLAGVPQPVIRAARKHLAWLEQQSADATPTPQLDLFAAPPSPPDDDNDDLEQNEGEGNDRPVNAISVQQAALLDAVAELDPDSLTPRDALDALYRLRALAKEAVATA
- a CDS encoding universal stress protein — encoded protein: MLRVLVPVNGSAHALDAVRHAAFMFRDRCVSEVVLLNVQPPLEFGRASAFHSLAALRKLEEASGEAALRDARSILDDAGASYVAQIKVGDVAQTIAQAAAANDCDAIVMGTAGRTAVGALLAGRLTNKLIRMSRVPVTLVK
- a CDS encoding APC family permease; the encoded protein is MAAWSKWWRHLAGKPLDPLAPETRHAIAVVPVLAWVGLGADGLSSSCYGPEEAFLALGTHTPLALFLALATACTVFIIAVGYNQVIELFPTGGGGYRVATALLGPRPGLVSGAALLVDYVLTVATSLASGVDAFFSLLPVEAQAFKLATELVIVIMMTGLNFRGMKESILVLMPIFLAFVVLHLGLIVYGVAAHGDHLGAVVPNAIGEASGMSQAMGPIVVAALLMRAFSLGGGTYTGLEAVSNNVNMLAEPRVSNGKWTMFYMATSLAFTAGGIILLYMLWNAAPVEGKTLNAVVFDRIIDHLGFGSAWSRHALLAALLASEAGLLLVGAQTGFLDGPAVLSNMAADYWVPRHFRDLSARLVRQNGVIVMGLASLLILLWTHGQVAVLVVLYSINVFLTFSLSLLGLCIYWWRHRGEPRWIVRFALSLLGLSVTATVLVITLVEKFTDGGWLTVLVTGLVVALCVFIKRHYTTTRAELARADALFAGSPPLVDASRVRPLDRSLPTAIVLVGKHRGASMHALLWVERLFPGHFKNMIFLAVGEVDAQSYEGQETLHRLQQTIGESLRYYVANCQRHGLAADSRAAFGTNPVLEFMTLVDAVTAEYPNSVCFASKLIFRHVNFLTAWLHNQTPGELQERLHLQGKQMVLLPMNVA
- a CDS encoding PLP-dependent aminotransferase family protein, with translation MDYGLLVSAFKRQLDGRKLTQQRLLYECLRGAILDGRIAQGSLLIATRTLAAELGMARNSVIYAYESLAAEGFVVPTRHGTTVARVGLARAGHSEGAVKRVAELSRRVRGLPRDADGMHDLLPFVPGVPDLDGFPLAAWRRCIERAWRQLGPRHLGYGKVEGQPALRHAIAEYLKVSRGVRCDMDQVFITDGTQTSLDLCARILADAGDTAWIENPGYGGARAAFQSAGLMLEPVAVDADGLAPRPEQWRDAPPRLIYITPSHQYPLGSILSLERRLKLIEDASAAGAWIVEDDYDSEFRRGGVPLSAVQGLSEDAPVIYLGTFSKTMFPALRLGFMVVPRYLAATIAGTLGEITRRGHVAEQIALADFIDSGQFARHLRRMRQRYGQRRDALEAALARHLRGRVTVSASAGGMHLSARLELPLADTVVTRAARAQGLIVRPLSTYRLPGTPLAQYNGFVFGYAGVPAGAIDGLIARLAQVIDALLREPAP